The Pseudoalteromonas sp. N1230-9 genome segment GTCGATGCGAAGTTTTTCGCAAGGAATGGGCCAAGCGGTTGGTATTCCCACGCTTGTAAATCACGTGCAGACCAGTCATTAAATACACAGAAACCAAATACGTGGTTTTCAGCATTTTCAATGGCAATTGCATCGCCTAATTTATTACCTTTACCAAGGTAAATACCTAACTCAAGTTCGTAGTCTAGGCGTTTACAAGGGCCGAATGATGGTACTTCTGCATCTGGCGCTTTAGTTTGACCATTAGGGCGGTGGAACGTTTGTCCAGATACATCAATTGATGATGAACGACCGTGATAACCAATTGGTACCCATTTGTAGTTAGGTAGAAGTGGGTTATCAGGACGGAATAAACTACCTACCGCTGTTGCATGGTAAATAGAAGTATAAAAGTCAGTGTAATCACCAATGCGACACGGCAGCGCAAATTCGATGTCTGCTTGAGCGATAAGTGCTTCGCTTAATTGTGCTTGCTCACTGGCACCTTCGCGGAGTGCTTTTGATAGCGCAAGACGAAGTGCAGACCAATACTGCTGACCAAGACCCATGAATTCATTTAATGTAGCTTGGCTTGCTGCTTTAACGGCAACCTGTGCATCACCAGAGAATAAACCAAGTTCGTTTACTTTTGCTAAATCGATAACTTGGTCACCAATTGCTACAGCACCGCGGAACGCTTCGTCTGAATTTTTACGACGTACTTCTGCAAAAGGAAGGTTTTGAATTGGGAAGTCACAGTTCGCTTCGTTAGCAGATGCAACCCAGCTTTTTAGATTAATATCGTGGGTTTCGTTAATTAGGCTCATACTCTTTCCTTATTGGTTCGCGCTGATTTATTAGTTATCTATATGGAGGCAATCAACGCAATTTAAACAGTTAGTTTAAAACAGAATTTAAAACGACAAAAAGCAGCGTGTGAATAACGCTGCTTTTTAGACAATATGATGATTTAGATTACACCACGACGCTCTTGATCACGTTCGATTGATTCGAAAAGCGCTTGGAAGTTACCTTCACCGAAACCGCCGTCATCTACACGTTGGATCATCTCGATAAAGATAGGACCAAATAGGTTCTTCGAGAAGATTTGCAGTAAGTAACAGTTTTCGCTTTGGCTATCTACAAGGATTTGATGCTTACGGATCTTCTCTTTGTCTTCTTTTACCCAAGGCACACGGTCAAAGATGGTGTCGTAGTACTCAGGAATGATATCAAGCGTGGCAATCGTTGATTGGTCAAGCTTATCAAGTGAGCTTACTAGGTCATTAGTTAGGAATGCTAAATGCTGCACACCTGGACCATTGTACTCATTTAAGTACTCATCGATTTGGTTGTTGTTGTTATCTTTACCTTCATTGATTGGAATCGAGAAAGTGCCGCACGGAGATTTAAGTGCGTAAGATAATAGCGCTGTTTTTTGACCTTTAATGTCGAAGTAACGAACTTCTGTAAAACCAAATACGTCTTTATAGAAGTTAGCCCATGTTTCCATCGTGCCTTTATATACGTTATTGGTTAAATGGTCGATACGGATGAAGCCTTTGTCTTCAACAATATTTTGCTCGCTTAAGTCTTCGAAATCTGACTCATAGATAGAGCCTTTATCACCAAACTGTTCGATGAAGTAGATTAAGCTGTCGCCGATACCGTAAATAGCCGGGTATGGTAAATTTTTATGTGTTGAGTCTGTTGCTGGTTTTGCACCGCGCTCAACAGCAACCTCGAATGCTTTTTGTGCATTCTCTACACGCCAACCCATAGAACAGATTGCTGGGCCGTGGCTTTTAGCAAATTCAGCAGAAAAACCTTCACGCTCATTATTTAGTAAGAAATGAATGTCATGTTGGTTGTAGTAAACAATGTCTTTACCCTTGAATTTTTTTAGCTTAGAAAAGCCAAAATCAGTAAACACTTTGTCCATGTAATCTGCATCCGGTGTTGCATATTCAGTGAATTCAATGCCCATTAGGCCTAACGGATTATTTACTTCGCTCATTGTCATTACTCCCGCAATTATAAGCACTGCGCTAAAAAAGAATTATTGTTCTGTAATGAGCGGATGATTAACCAGAAAACCGATAAGGGGAAGATCTCGGTGTTATTTAGCTAACGCCTCCTTTGTAAATTAAATGGGACAATGATTTTAATTTCAGCAATTGCACTATCTGAGGCGGTGAATGGGTCATCATTAAGGCAAGTGTTTGGTACCGTGATTTTAATTTATCTATATGTATTTAAAGGAAAATTAATAGGTTTTCTAGGCGTGAAAAAAGGCCTAAGACGGCCTTTTTTATTAAGTTTAATGTATCGATTAGTTTACACTTTGGCGTGCTTTGTTAAAAAACTTGCTACGTTGTTGTAACCAAGGGTTATTCATAATTTGAGGTGCAGCTTGGTAATGTCGCTCAATGACTTGGTTTAAGGTGCGAGTAGACTGCGTGAAGTTGAGTTGCTGTTGTGCACTACCCATGTTTGCAATTTCTGCGTCTGTCATAGCGCGACCTGCAAAGAGGAGTGCATTTAAATACCCAGGTTTAGTTTCGTAATCATTATCGGTTAAAAGTAGCGCTGCACTGTTGATTGCCCAGCGTTCATTGATTTCGCCTTCATCTTTAATACCAATTAGCTCGCCATCAAGGTAAATTTTTAGTGCGCCATTGTTTGGAGCAGCATAAAACACAAAAGCAATACGGTGCCAGCTGTTTGCCAAAAGCTCGCCAAAGTAACCACTGTCACGAGTGGCGATACCGATGGCATTATCTCGGCTGACGTAAAGGTCTGCATCATTGCTATTAGTGAGATCTGTTTGTAGTAATGCACGCCATTCATTGGTGCTTTGCTCTGGCCAAAGCACGTCCATCACCAGGGTGTGATCTGAAATAAATCCGTCAGTTTGGTAGTCACCATTTGCAGGGCTATTGGCCGTTAAGGTTAAGCCTTGTGTTGGGCTGTGGCGAGAAAACGCCAATACACCTGAGGCACCATTTGGTAAATCAGCAACTGCAAGCTCACTTGTGGTCGCAAATTGGCTATTCTCTGGTCCCCAGTTTTCTTCTTCAGGGTCGAAAAAGCTGAGTGTTGCAGGGCCAAAGTCACTGCTAAAACCTTGCTCAGGATTATTAAAATTCCATACCGTGACTGCATCGTCAGTTTTACAGGCGTTAAGTGTGTTATTAGTGTCGATGTATAAACATTGGCTAGTGCGTGCTCGTGCGTAGTTATCAAGTAGCCACCAACTTTCAGCGACTAATTGCGCGTCTAAGTTTGGCAGAGCAGGGAAGAACAACTCGCTATTAAGTGCAGGGCCTTTAAATAGAGCAACTTGGTATGTGGTTGCATCACTGATGTTATCAGGCACTAAAGCAACCCATTCAGGCTGGCTTGCGAGCATGGTTTTTAATTGGCTGCCAGTAACAGAGACTTGATAAATAGAGTTAAAGCCTGGGGTATTCGATGGCTGGCGCTCAACCTTATACGCCGCATGAAAGTCTTCTTGAGTTAAGGTGCCTGGAAGCCAGCGATCTTGTACTTGGCTTGCATCTAGCAGTGCGGCATCAATAGCAGGGAATTGCTGCATAGTGGCTTTGGCTGTAATACTAATGAGCTCTTTTGCACTTGGGTAATTTTCTGAAACGGCAATTTCAGTGTTTGCATCAGGGGCGTAGCGGCCCATGATTTCATCGATGGCGGCTTTTGTGCGCTCATCTAAACTGGTAATGCTGGTTGTTGGTACGGTATTGTAATCAACATCAGCGAGTGTTTTGTCTTCAAGGTTAAAGGTTAACGTGAGATCAGTTAGGCCTTGTGCAAAAAAGTTTGGCTGAATAACAATGCTGCCATTATCTAAAGTTTGATAGCTTTCACCACCATGGGTGTGGCCACCCAGTACTAAATCAATCCCCGTAACATTTTGCGCAATACGAGTGTCAGTGCCTTCACCTAAATGACTCACCATTACCATGTAATCAACATCTTGGCGGTACTGATTAACAATTTGCTCAGCCACTTCTTGCCATTGCCAGTTCATTTTGAAATTAGCAATAAAATCAGGAATTGGCTCGTCTTCAATAGGTTCGTCGAGTTCATTCCAAGGCACGGAAGTCATGCCAAAAAAGCCGATTCGAAGGCAACCTACTTGCACAACTGAAAAATCGACACCGGCAAACGGCGTATCACTGTTACCCTCATAGTCAGTATTGCTTGCAAGCACGATGGCATTATCGTCATCAGCAAAATCAAGTAATTGCTCTGGTCCCCATGCATAGTCGTGGTTACCAATCACGCGTACGTCAAAGGCCATGGCTTTTATTGCCTCGACCGTGGCTAAGCCTTGTGAAGTTTGCTCAGCTACGGTGCCTTTTTCATAATCATCGCCACCATTGGTGAATAAAGTATTTGGGTTTTCCAGTTTGGCATTATCGTAGTAACTGCGAATACGGCTGAATAATTGCTCTTTAAAACCAAAGCGCGCGTGTAAATCAGCAACATGAATAAAGCGCACTGTTTGTGAACTTGCTGTATCAACACATTGTTCGCCAATTGTTTTACTGACTGCAGGAATGCTGCGCGACATTAACGCGTAGGTACCAAAAGTGGTAATTTCACTTACCGCAAAGCCCTCTTCGTTGAAACTGGTTGTCAGAGGTTGCCACTGCTCATCTTGTAGCATAACAATACTAAATGCGAGGTTAGTTTGTTGCTGGGGGAGCTTTATAGAAAGGGTTAACGATTTAGAGAATACTAAATTATTGGGTCTAAAAGTATGTCTTGCAGAGACAATGTTTTGTTCAATATCTGCTGTAGTTGCAGTTGTTTCAGTATAGGTAAAAGTCGTATCGGTAGAAACGGTATTACTATCTGCATTTAGGCGTACACTACCATTAGCAAATTGTTCGGAAAAACCTGAACTGACTGAAATAATTAAACCAGACTGACTTGGGGTGGTGGCAACCTCTTTCGTTGTTTTATCGCCGCCACAGGCTACAAGCAGTAATGTGGTAAAAAAAATGATTAAGAGTTGATTGAAAAAGCGCAATGTATCACTTCCAAACCTATACAAACTATTATCAAATTATAGTATCAGTATTGCGGACAGCGATATAGCATTAATAAAGAAAAACCCCACAGCGAGCGCTGTGGGGGAACATTTTTTACTGCTTTTCGGCAGTTACTTCTAGCTCTTCAGCTAGAATGTGTTCAGTTGTTTGCGGCTCATGATGGCCTTCGGCACCATGCATCCATTTAACTAGCTTGTCGCTCAGTAAGTACATAATGACAGCAGATAGGATTGCTGTAGCACCTAAGCCGATGAAAATACCCATTGCATTATCAACAGCTTCTTCGCCTTCACCTAGGAATGAACCTACGAAACCAGCAATCTTATTAGCAACAGCTGTACATAAGAACCAAATACCCATAAGCATTGATGCTAAACGTAATGGCGCAAGTTTACTCACCATTGATAAACCAATCGGTGATAAACATAACTCACCTAAGGTATGGAAAAGGTAGAAAAGAACCAGCCACATCATGCTAATTTGCAGATTGTCACCTTGGCCTTGCGTCATTAGAGCAAAAATCATTGTGATGAAGCCAAGTGCTAAGAAAATAAGTGCAATAGCGAACTTAACAGGTGAGTTTGGCTCACGCTTATCCAGCTTCAACCAAACGATAGCAACTAATGGTGCAAAAACGATGATGAAAATTGAGTTTAATGATTGGAACCATGAAGCAGGGACTTCAAAGCCTAATAGCATACGGTCAGTGTAATCGTTAGCGAATAGGTTCATTAAACCACCCGCTTGCTCAAAGCCCATCCAGAAAATGATACTGAATACACTCATGGTGAAAATAACTTTAATGCGGTCAGTTTCAACTTTAGTAAGAGGCTCTTTAGTGTTTGATTCAGACTGAGCTTGTGAAAGCTTAGCTGATGGAACGACACCAATATCACCTAGGTATTTGTTACTTAATGCAAGTTGCATAAGTACAGAGATCACCATACCAACACCGGCTACGATGAAGCCCCATTGCCAGCCCATTGCAGCGGCAGCATAGCCCGCAACAAGTGGACCTAATGCACCACCTAGGTTGATACCCATATAGAAGATAGTGAATGCGCCATCACGACGTTGATCACCTTCTTTATATAAGTCACCCACCATAGTAGAGATATTTGGCTTAAACAGACCATTACCCAAACAAAGTAAGGTTAAACCAATATAGAAAACATTCTCTTGTTGACCTGCAAGGTAACTGTGCGGAATACCCATTGTGAAATGGCCAGCAGCCATTAGTAAACCACCAAGGATAATAGCTTTACGTTGCCCTAAAACGTTATCTGCTAACCAACCACCCAATAGTGGTGTGATATAAACAGCCATTGTAAAAGTACCGTAAAGGCTTAATGCATCGGCATTTGACCAGCCGAAACCACCTTCTTGAACAAGTGCAACTAAGTACAATACTAGAATAGCGCGCATGCCATAATAACCGAATCGTTCCCACATTTCTGTGCCGAACAACAGGAACAGCCCTTTAGGATGCCCTAAAAAGTCACCTGCTTTAGGTAATGAACTCATATTTACTTCCTAACTCTAAGTTTTTATTGAGGCCTTATTATTTTTGCTTTGGTCGTTCTAGTTTTTATTAAATGAACGGGTGGCCATGTTTTAGATGCAGCTAAGATAATGGTTTGTTGCTCAAGTTTTGAACTTGAAGGTAAGAGACACACCCTTATCCTAGCTACAAGTGCGCTACAGTATACATAGACCTTCAAGTCAGGGGAAGTGCTTGCGGTGGGTTCAAGCCAGAGGCCCTGTATTTAGTAGCTTGCATAAGGGATGACAGGTTTTCCAGGGAAGATCAGCTCACTATAAACAGGCTTAAAGTAGTATCTAAAATAAAGTTGTGCATAATTTGGTTCGTAGAAATCAGCTCTATCAAGATTAAAATAGCCACCAAAAAACCAATGTGGCGTAAAACGATACTCAAAACTGGCTGCTAAGTTGTAAGAAATACCACTACTAGTGTCGTCTTCAAAATAAGGTACAACCCCCGTTATAGCTGTTTGTGCTTCAGCTTGTGCTTGCAAAACAGGATCATTAGGGAAAAACTCAATTTCATCGGTGGTTGTGGTTGACCAAGATACGCCGCCACGTAAACGATAAACAAAATTATGGCCAATGCGTTGATCATAAATGACTGGCAGTGAAGCGCCTAAATAGTTTTGCGGACTGTAATAGCCACCATGTCCCCAGGTTTCTTCACTTAAATTGTGCTTGTATGACCAATGTAATAGGTTTAAACCAATGCTCAGCTCTTTATTTCTTTGTCGAATATACCGATAGTAACTTCCTCCCATTAAACTGTAGCTTTGATTATCTTTGACGTTTTTACCGGTTAAAAGCTGGTAATTGGTGCTTCCCCAAAAGCCCCAATCTAGCCCTAGATCATGAGATAAGCTTAGTTGCAATTGTGTTGCTCGAACGCCGCCCCACACTTGATTAGTAAAGACATCTTCAAGTCCTGCGTAAGATAAAACGGAGCTAGTAATAGGGCGTTTATTGAAGGTTACTCCATAACCGAAATCGCCAAAGCTTCCTTTGTAATTAACGCCCCACACGATATCTTCGACTAGAAAGCCAAGTGGAGTGGTACCAACATCAAAGCGCCATTGCTCGTTTTGCCAAGCAAAACCAATATCCATGCCTTGCTGTTCGGGTTCAATGCTTAACAGTGGACAGTCAAAAATACAGAGGGCTCCTTGACCATAGCGGCTGCCCGCAAAGGTTTCATCAAAACGGGTTTCTTGGCTCGATATCATCATTGGGTCTAATTTTATAATCCCAGTGCCACCCCAAAGAGGAAAACCGGCCTCGATAGGCGTTGCACCAGCGCCTAGAGTTGACTCATTTTGCGTGCTTGTTTGGCTACTTAAGTTGATAGCGGCTGTAATATAGGCTTGTTCTTGTTGTTCAATACGCTGTAATTGGCGTTTCGCATTATTGACATACCATGGAGCGTCATCATCAAGTGTATACAGGCTGTAATACTGCTCATCAGCTAAACGGCTATTGATGGTATTTGGTGCGATTGCCGCTTGATACCAGTTTTTTGCAAGCTGTGTTTGTTGCTTAGTCTCTGCTACAGCTGCAGCTTGATAGTAAAGCTCTTGATTATTATTAGATTTTGCTAACAACTGTTTGGCTAGATTGAGAGCCGTTGTTTGATCTTCAAATTGGCTAAGTGCTGCCATTAACTGTTGTTGTCGATAGCTTTCCTGATACGTTACTTGGTTGATTTGCTCTGCAACAATTCGATCAGCCAAGGTGTTATTTTGCATCTCACGACTAAGTGCTGCAATCGTCAGTGCAGTATCGGTGGTGACTGTGTGTCCCATTGCGGTGTGTTGCTGGTAGCGAGAAATAGCGAAACGAGTATCACCTTGCTCTATATAGGCATTAATTAGTGCTTCATTGAGCTGTGGGTTTTCACTGTACTGATTATCAAGCGCTGTTAGTTTTGTTATTCGCGTTTGGCCTTGGTAAAAACGATTAATGTAGTTTATTTGTAGCGCAAGCCATTGCGATTGTTCTGAGTTTGTTGCACTGCTGGGCAGCTGGTAATGACTAAACCACGTATCTATACCTGCTTGATCATCGTTATTAATAAGCAGGTCAGCATACGTCATATGCCAATATGGGCTGAGGCTAGAGTCGCGTTCAAGCGCTTTTTTAAGTTGCCTTATTGCGTACTGTTGCTCATTAATTTGGAGCCATTGAGTAGCAAGCTCTGCTTGCATTAATGGTGTTAATGGCTGAGCTTCTAACTCCGTGAGCTTATAAATAATAGTTGCTTTATTGGTGGCAGTATTATTTTCTGCAAGTTTCTCGAGCTTGGTATTAATACTCAGTTGCTCAGCAAGAACGTTAATGTCATCAGTGCGTGCGTTAGTTGGAATGTAATCCAGAGTCGCCAACGCGCCCTGATAATCATTGAGCGAACGTAAAAATAATGCATGGCTGTATCTGAGTTCTGCATCCAGCGGAAACTGCCACAAGGTTTTCTTATAAAGCGCTTTTGCGTGTTCAACCAAACCCTGTTGTTGGTATAAATTAGCGAGATCATAATATAACCAGCTTTGGCGAGGGCTTTGTTTTATCGCCATAAGTAACATATCTACAGCTTCATCCAGTCGGCCTTTCGTTGTTAAATCATCGGCACGTGCGCGCAATTGCTGGGTTTCAAGGAGCGTATAGTCAGCGGCAATAAGCGCTTGCTGCTGTTTACTTAAGCTATTATAAAATTGATGGCTACGTGCATAGTTTCCATCTGCAGCGCTTAAGATAAGCATAGCTCTTAGGGTTGATTGCTGTAATGGATCATTTTTTAGCACGTGTTTGTACAGCTTCATTGCTGTTTGGTAATGGCCGGCGGCTTCGGCAAGTTGCGCACGGTAAAACACGACCGTGTTCGGATCCTCATTTAGGGTATCAGCTAAATCAAGCTTTAATGTTGCGCGTTTGAACTCTTTCATAGACATCGCTGATTTCGCTTCGTCTATGTATTGCCAAAAACGCGCCGTGTTTGCTAGGCCTTTAAGTACTGTAATGCGATTTGTATCAATACTGTATTTTTCAGCTTTTTTAAAAAAATGATACGCTTGAGCATTATTGCCTTGTCTAAGATTGAGTAGTCCTAGGCTGTTGTATATTTCAGGATCTGTGGGTCGGCCTTTTAAGGCTTGATTGAACAATGCTTCAGCTTTTGCAAAACGGCGTTTTTCAAGCTCTACATTGCCTTTTAACCATGTTTGGTAAGCAGGGTCAGCCAGCTTTTCGCGTTCGGCCTTATATGCCTTTTTAAAGTCGCTAAATTGCACGTGCCCTTTACTGCTTTTAGGGTAAGCAGCAAAATAACGTTCATAAGCATGTTCGGTACTTTTGTTCAGAGGCATATCTTCAAGTGCATTTAACCATGCAAATTCAGCCTCAACACTGTATTGATTACTATGAGCATAATGGCTCAAAAGTGCCAGTGCTTCTTTGTTTGCAGGATTCTGTTTTAATAGATGACGGGCGTAAGCAAGCTCAAAGCGGCCGCTGTTTGGGTAGCGGTTCATTAATGAGCGGTATCCTCGTAAGGCCTGTTGGTATTGATTTTCGTCTTGGGCAAGCCAGTTTATATGTTCAAGTTCAAATTCAATATTAGGGTAGTTTGATTTGAACAAGCGATTGTAAATTTTTACAGCGTCATTGTATTGCCCTGCGCGTGCACGTAAACGGGCCTGTGCAATCGTTGCTTTTTCTTCATTACTGACTTTTTCCAGTAGTGTTAAGCTCTCCACACAAGGGTGTGCTCTTTGAGTTAGCTTTGCCAATAAGTTACGCGCTTGTTCAGTTTCTTTTTGTGCATACAAAACACGCACCTGCGCACATTGAACTTGGGTGTTTTGGGGGGCGATACTTAACAGTTTTTCTAAACTGTCAGTCATCAGCTGTGTATCTTGCTCAATTTCGCCTAATTGTACTTGGCTAATTAACCAATCAATTGACTGAGTATCAATATCGTTATTTGCAAGCGCAAAGGCACTAGGGCTTGCGATAATGACAGCAATGAGCCACTTTATTGGCATTCAGCGCTCCAATTCGTTATCAAGTTTCCTTCTTTATCAATCTTAAAGCGTTCGTTTAGACTGCTGGTGCCAAACAAGTACAATACACTGTCATAGTAGCGAGTCGTTGTGAAACGGGTATCCATCATTAATTGTTGTTGCAGTGCGGTGACTAATTGTGATGCTTGCATGGTTTTGAGCAGAGGGAGTAAAGCCCCAGTAAAACCACTTGGACCTGTGCCTGATGTTTTCCCTGAAAGAGCATTTGCTTCTAACGGTACTTTTCTTGATTCGATAATATGCTCGGCCATAGGCGTGAACTGCTGGATAAGTTCTTTTTTGTAAGCGGCATCATCGGCCATCATACTTGCCCAAAGATACACACGAATAGCATTGAAACTGCCTACAGCAGGGCTTTGTTTGTCATGGTAAAAGCCTTTTTCAACACTGTAGTTGACCCAATCAGGGCTAAAGCCTTTTGGTGCTGTATTAATCAGCATTTTAGCTGAGTTTTCATGTAACTCTTGCCAAGGTGAACGCGGATAAAGCTCAGCAAATTGCTTTAAAATAAATAACGGTGCATAGCTTGGGTTTAATTTCCATGAGCCCTGCTTTTCAAAGCCACTGGGGGCTGGCAGAAGTGTTAAGCCTAAGTTAGGTAAGCGGGCTGTTTCTTCGCGAATAATTCGTTCTGCAAGTACCGAGCTTAAAACTGCATAGCGTCTTTCTTGCCAGAGCTTTGCGGCTTGCGACAAGCTGTAAGCTATCCATAAATCAGAGTCAGCAGCAGGGTTAGAGTCTAATATTTTGCCTTCACCATTTTCAACACCCCATTGCCATGCAGGCAGACGAGTGCTTAGATCGCCTTCAGAGAGGTGAATCTCTGTCCAATCTAACAGCGAATCAAAGGTGCTTTTATCATTTGCCACCAAGGCAAAAAATAATGCATATGACTGACCTTCAGAGGTGGTGATATCGAACTGGCTGCCTAAATCAATAACCCGCCCTTGTGGTGAAATGAAGTGTGTTTTAAACGTATTCCATTGCGGCCACGCTGCACAAGTTTGCGCTGCAAAAGCTTTACTTATTAGTAAGATACTAATAGCTAAATAAGTCATAAATTTCATTATGCTTTATCTCCTTCAGACAAACGCTTTTGTGTCAGTAACATAAGTAGTCGCCATAGCATGTATGAAATCAGCAGTAGTGTAATAATCGATAATATGGCGAGTAAAATGGGTTGATCAGAAAAGTGAAACCAAATCAGCGTGTGAATAGGAAGATGGCCAACAAAGTATTGCTCATCCGTTTTTATGGTTTTGATTCCCTGACGGTTTATTATCGCTGAGCTACCCATGATTTGAGCTGTTTTCTCTGCGTTCAGAAGTACGTCGCTCAATAAACTATATGCACTATTGTCTGAGGCGATCATAGAGACAACTGAGCGCTTTGAGTCTAATGGAGATTGGAAGCCAGAAATGATAGCTAAGCGGCCTAGGCTACTGATATTTATTTTAATTTTTTCAGAATTTTGAGTGTCATATGCACCGTTGTAAATGGCTTGATTAACAACACGCTGATTGTTATTGAGCACAGCACTCAAAGAGCTATTCTGTGAAAGCTCAGCTAAAAGTGAATCGGGCTTGCCAATGATGATGATATCTTTATCAGTAAGTTCGTTCTTTGAATTAGGAAATTGAATATCCAAACGATGAGCTGGATAGCCTGTCATTGCACCCAAACGGCCTGCAAAGTTGAGTAATAAGCTGATTGCCTCAACAGGGGCGTTGCTTTGCATTATTAACACGCTTTGGTGAAGATCTGCGTATTTGGTATAAGGGAAACCGCTATTAGCAAAAGCACGTAAATTAGGCAATGAAATGTAATGATGAAAACCACTCACATCAATGCTAGAGCTGCCATCAATAACACCGAACTCACCGCCTGCTGGAATCGCACTACATTCTCCTGTTTTAACTAGTGCAAAGTTAAAGTCGTAAGTCAGTTGGTTGTTAGTTGTTAAATCAAGCCCTGTTAATTCGAAGTCTTGGCGCGTTTGACTTGGTGTACTTGTTGAAAGTAGCGGCAGTAGCGTCTGTGTGGTTACATTCTCATTGCGTTTATTATTAAGCGTGAAACCGTCAACAAATTTGCCATTGATAAGCATGTTTAGGCGCGACAGCATGCCCTGTTCAACAGGGGTATTGCGGTAATTTAATGTTAATGGGATACCATTTTCACGCCACGTGAATAGATCGGGTGCAAAGCGAAGATCCAAATTAACAGGTTGACCTCGATAACCCTCTGATTGGAGCTGTGTTGGGTATTCTATAAATTCATCAAATGTAACAGCACGGTCAGAACGGACCCACAGTGGCGCATCGTATGCTTGTCGAAGCGGTAAACTATCAATTGCATCAATGGTTGCACTGCGCCCTGTCATCACTTTATGGCCAAACATTAAGCCGACCACAGCTTCTTTTAGTTGTGCTGCGTCTTTACCTAGGATCAGTAACACTTTGGCGTATCTATGTGTTGGACTACTGATAATCTCAACCGTTGGCTTTTCAACATTAGGGTAATTTAATAAGAAATCTGGTTTGTTTGTATTGGTTGCAAACACCACGCTATGTTCAACAGGCGTTGCATTTATTTGCACTGGAAACTCAGCATTACGCCATTTGGCTTGGGCACCAAAAAAGCTTGAAAGTGCAACGGCTGCCTCAAGCGTTT includes the following:
- a CDS encoding cellulose synthase subunit BcsC-related outer membrane protein, whose amino-acid sequence is MPIKWLIAVIIASPSAFALANNDIDTQSIDWLISQVQLGEIEQDTQLMTDSLEKLLSIAPQNTQVQCAQVRVLYAQKETEQARNLLAKLTQRAHPCVESLTLLEKVSNEEKATIAQARLRARAGQYNDAVKIYNRLFKSNYPNIEFELEHINWLAQDENQYQQALRGYRSLMNRYPNSGRFELAYARHLLKQNPANKEALALLSHYAHSNQYSVEAEFAWLNALEDMPLNKSTEHAYERYFAAYPKSSKGHVQFSDFKKAYKAEREKLADPAYQTWLKGNVELEKRRFAKAEALFNQALKGRPTDPEIYNSLGLLNLRQGNNAQAYHFFKKAEKYSIDTNRITVLKGLANTARFWQYIDEAKSAMSMKEFKRATLKLDLADTLNEDPNTVVFYRAQLAEAAGHYQTAMKLYKHVLKNDPLQQSTLRAMLILSAADGNYARSHQFYNSLSKQQQALIAADYTLLETQQLRARADDLTTKGRLDEAVDMLLMAIKQSPRQSWLYYDLANLYQQQGLVEHAKALYKKTLWQFPLDAELRYSHALFLRSLNDYQGALATLDYIPTNARTDDINVLAEQLSINTKLEKLAENNTATNKATIIYKLTELEAQPLTPLMQAELATQWLQINEQQYAIRQLKKALERDSSLSPYWHMTYADLLINNDDQAGIDTWFSHYQLPSSATNSEQSQWLALQINYINRFYQGQTRITKLTALDNQYSENPQLNEALINAYIEQGDTRFAISRYQQHTAMGHTVTTDTALTIAALSREMQNNTLADRIVAEQINQVTYQESYRQQQLMAALSQFEDQTTALNLAKQLLAKSNNNQELYYQAAAVAETKQQTQLAKNWYQAAIAPNTINSRLADEQYYSLYTLDDDAPWYVNNAKRQLQRIEQQEQAYITAAINLSSQTSTQNESTLGAGATPIEAGFPLWGGTGIIKLDPMMISSQETRFDETFAGSRYGQGALCIFDCPLLSIEPEQQGMDIGFAWQNEQWRFDVGTTPLGFLVEDIVWGVNYKGSFGDFGYGVTFNKRPITSSVLSYAGLEDVFTNQVWGGVRATQLQLSLSHDLGLDWGFWGSTNYQLLTGKNVKDNQSYSLMGGSYYRYIRQRNKELSIGLNLLHWSYKHNLSEETWGHGGYYSPQNYLGASLPVIYDQRIGHNFVYRLRGGVSWSTTTTDEIEFFPNDPVLQAQAEAQTAITGVVPYFEDDTSSGISYNLAASFEYRFTPHWFFGGYFNLDRADFYEPNYAQLYFRYYFKPVYSELIFPGKPVIPYASY
- the bcsZ gene encoding cellulose synthase complex periplasmic endoglucanase BcsZ, producing MKFMTYLAISILLISKAFAAQTCAAWPQWNTFKTHFISPQGRVIDLGSQFDITTSEGQSYALFFALVANDKSTFDSLLDWTEIHLSEGDLSTRLPAWQWGVENGEGKILDSNPAADSDLWIAYSLSQAAKLWQERRYAVLSSVLAERIIREETARLPNLGLTLLPAPSGFEKQGSWKLNPSYAPLFILKQFAELYPRSPWQELHENSAKMLINTAPKGFSPDWVNYSVEKGFYHDKQSPAVGSFNAIRVYLWASMMADDAAYKKELIQQFTPMAEHIIESRKVPLEANALSGKTSGTGPSGFTGALLPLLKTMQASQLVTALQQQLMMDTRFTTTRYYDSVLYLFGTSSLNERFKIDKEGNLITNWSAECQ
- the bcsB gene encoding cellulose biosynthesis cyclic di-GMP-binding regulatory protein BcsB, giving the protein MMKLLLTLLLAAISLSLPHWAMSAEPLSNKAIFDDGYPEQAPVESLTLSFERLGLKKFKLDGVSNSTRVDFTNRLDKLGKQLMLNFSYTPSPSLISRVSHLKVFFNENLVTVLPIDDKTNPIKVKTEHTVSLNPKLIKDFNQIRFELVGYYDLACQDDFSKAIWAELGKSSTITLGRQSLALESLLEYFPAPFFDKRDYSQLNLPFIFASGPNEETLEAAVALSSFFGAQAKWRNAEFPVQINATPVEHSVVFATNTNKPDFLLNYPNVEKPTVEIISSPTHRYAKVLLILGKDAAQLKEAVVGLMFGHKVMTGRSATIDAIDSLPLRQAYDAPLWVRSDRAVTFDEFIEYPTQLQSEGYRGQPVNLDLRFAPDLFTWRENGIPLTLNYRNTPVEQGMLSRLNMLINGKFVDGFTLNNKRNENVTTQTLLPLLSTSTPSQTRQDFELTGLDLTTNNQLTYDFNFALVKTGECSAIPAGGEFGVIDGSSSIDVSGFHHYISLPNLRAFANSGFPYTKYADLHQSVLIMQSNAPVEAISLLLNFAGRLGAMTGYPAHRLDIQFPNSKNELTDKDIIIIGKPDSLLAELSQNSSLSAVLNNNQRVVNQAIYNGAYDTQNSEKIKINISSLGRLAIISGFQSPLDSKRSVVSMIASDNSAYSLLSDVLLNAEKTAQIMGSSAIINRQGIKTIKTDEQYFVGHLPIHTLIWFHFSDQPILLAILSIITLLLISYMLWRLLMLLTQKRLSEGDKA